The sequence AGTACTTGTAACCACAAGAAGGACAGAGCTTAGACTTACAAGTAATAGGGAACAGGTGTGTAACGGGACAGTGAGGACATTTGAACTTGACAAAACCTTTTGAAATATCCCTGCAGGCAAGAAATTTATCAATGGAAAGTTTAATATGTTCAAGGTGACTGTCGCCAATATTATTTTTCTTGCAAAATTTTAAGGAATCTAGTAAAATATTGTTGTTACTGAAAATATATTTCAGTTTATTTTGTGTAATGTTTATCATAAATATATTATACAAAAAAATCAGCCGAATTTCTATTCGGCTTTTTTTAACAATTTTTAATAGAAATGCAATAAAATTATTGTAGAATTAAGATGTAAAAATAGCTAATCTGTTATTTTTATTTCAATTTTTAAGTAGATTGACTATAATTTGAAAAAGATTAAAATAAAATTTTTTTTATAATAAAAAATTAAAACATTTTTCTATTGACAAATTGAAAAAACGAGGTAACATAGGAATATAAGAAACATTAATTGAAGGATAAAAGAAGGTGTAATTATGAGTAAAGAAGAATTGTTAAAAAAATTAAAAGGTAAACTGATTGTTTCATGTCAGGCATTACCGGGAGAGCCTCTTTATATAGAAAATGGGACTATAATGCATCTTATGGCTAATGCGGCGGTACAGGCTGGAGCAGCTGGGATAAGAACTAATGGAGTAAGAGATATTGAAGAAATTAAAAAAAACTTAGATTTACCTGTTATAGGGCTAATCAAAAAGCAATACGAAGGATTTCCTCAGCATATAACTGTAACGATGAAGGAAATAGATGATTTAGTAAAAGCTAAAGCTGATATAATTGCATTGGACTGTACAATGAGAGAACGTCCTGAAGCAAAAACAATAAATGAATTTATAAAAAAAATTAAGGAAAAATATCCTGATGTGCTATTAATGGCAGATATTTCAACATTTGAAGAAGGAGTGAATGCTGAGAAAGTGGGTATAGATTTTGTAGGAACAACACTTAGTGGATATACTCCCTACAGTAAAAAATCAGAAGGTCCTGACTTTGAATTAGTAGAAAATCTTGCTAAAACGCTTCATATTCCAGTAATAGCCGAAGGAAAGATACATGAACCAAAGCAGGCAAGAAAAATGTTGGAATTAGGAGCTTTTGCAGTAGTTGTAGGAGGTGCTATAACAAGGCCTCTTGAGATTGCTCAGAGATTTGTTAAGGAAATGGAGAAATAAAAATTGTTTAATCTTTTAATTTATAACAAAATAAAAAATATTCTAAATAATGTTTAATAGAAACTTTGTATATCCAAAAATATAAAATTGATATTAAACCTTTAAAATCATACAAAAAATTAGTAATTAAAATAAATATTATTATAGAAAGGAAAGTATTGAAATTGTTTTAGAACATAGGAAAGGAGCAGGAGAATTGATATTTTAAATGGTTTCAATATGGTGTATGTTATGAAAAATAATGGAATTTTTGCAGTATTACAGAAAATAGGTAGGGCTTTTATGTTGCCTATCGCAGTTTTGCCAATGGCGGGGATACTTTTAGGAGTGGGAGGTTCTTTTACAAATCCCGTCCTTATAAAAACGTATAATTTAACTTTTCTTGAACCAGGGACTCCGTTAAATTACCTTATGCAGCTGTTTTCTAATGTGGGATTATTTGTTTTTGCAAATTTGCCTTTACTGTTTGCAGTTGGTGTGGCTATAGGGCTTGCAAATAGAAATAAAGAAACTGCAGCATTATCAGCTGTTTTGGGATTTTTGCTATTTCACACTATAATAGGGACAATTTTGAGTTTTCAA is a genomic window of Leptotrichia trevisanii DSM 22070 containing:
- a CDS encoding transposase zinc-binding domain-containing protein; the protein is MINITQNKLKYIFSNNNILLDSLKFCKKNNIGDSHLEHIKLSIDKFLACRDISKGFVKFKCPHCPVTHLFPITCKSKLCPSCGYKY
- a CDS encoding N-acetylmannosamine-6-phosphate 2-epimerase; the encoded protein is MSKEELLKKLKGKLIVSCQALPGEPLYIENGTIMHLMANAAVQAGAAGIRTNGVRDIEEIKKNLDLPVIGLIKKQYEGFPQHITVTMKEIDDLVKAKADIIALDCTMRERPEAKTINEFIKKIKEKYPDVLLMADISTFEEGVNAEKVGIDFVGTTLSGYTPYSKKSEGPDFELVENLAKTLHIPVIAEGKIHEPKQARKMLELGAFAVVVGGAITRPLEIAQRFVKEMEK